The Mesoterricola silvestris sequence GGATCGATGTCCACCAGCACGGGGACGCCACCCTGGAGCAGGATGGTGCTGAGGGTGGAGACCCAGGTGAGGGCGGTGGTGATCACCTCGTCCCCGGGGCGGATCCCCAGGCACTGCAGGGTGATCTCCTGGGCGGTGGTGGCGCTGTTCATGACCAGGCAGTGGGGCACCCCGTTGTAGGCCTGGAGGGCCTCCTCGAAGCGGCCGGACTTGGGCCCGGTGGTGATCCATCCGGATTCGATGGAATCGATGATCTCGGCGATCTCCTCCTGGCCCACCATGGGCCGGGTGAAGGGGAGGAACGCCTCCCGGCGGACATAACTCATGGGGACTCCGTGAAGGTGAAAAAGGATTCTAGCGGGCCTGGCAGGCCTGGAGGGTATTGGCCATGACGCCGGCGATGGTCAGGAGCCCCACGCCCCCGGGCACCGGGGTGATGGCGCCGGCCACGGCCGCGGCCTCCTGGAAGCGCACGTCGCCGCACAGGACGCCGCCCTTTTCCCGGAGGGTCTTCATCTTGCCGGGGTCGGCCGCGAAGATCACCTCGCCCAGGGCCGGGTCCTCCACGCGGTTGATGCCCACGTCCACCACCACGGCGCCGGGCTTGATCCAGGAGCCCTCCACCATGCCGGGGCGGCCCACGGCGGCCACCAGCAGATCCGCCTCCCGGCAGAGGGCGGGCAGGTCCCGGGTGCGGCTGTGGGCGATGGTGACCGTGGCGTGCTGTTCCAGGAGCATGAGGGCCATGGGCTTGCCCACGATCTCGCTGCGGCCCAGCACCAGGGCCCGGATCCCCTTGAGCTCGACCCCGTGGGCCCGGAGCATGTTCATGCAGGCCGAGGGGGTGCAGGGGCGCAGGCCCGGGAGGCCCTCCAGCAGCAGCCCCTGGTTCACGGGGTGGAGGCCGTCCACGTCCTTGGCGGGGTCGATGGCATGGAGGGCCCGCTTGGAATCCAGGCCCGCCGGCAGGGGCAGCTGCACCAGGATGCCGTCCACCAGGGGATCGGCGTTGAGCGCGGCGATGATCCCGTCCAGCTCGGCCTGGGGGGTGTCCGCCGGCAGGCGCCGCTCCACGGAGCGGATGCCTGTGCGGGCGCAGGCGGCCACCTTGCCCCGCACGTACACGTGGCTGGCCGGGTCGTCGCCCACGATCACCACCGCCAGGCAGGGCGGGCGCAGCCCCCGGGCCGCCCGGGCCTCCACGGCCGCGGTGACCTCCCCGAGCATTCGTTCCGCATGGACCTTGCCGTCCAGGATCATGGTCATGGCTGAGCTCCCGTCCCCCATGGTGCCCTCAATCGGCGACCTTGTCTTGGGGCCGGGATGGTTTGTGCGTCAAGGATATTTCACTTGTTATGCGGCCCGAAGGGCGATATTCTTCTCCGTTGAATTCGGCCTGGATTTTTCCGGGCTCCAGGGCAATCGGTGGAACCCGGCCGCTGCACCCAGAGCTTCGGAAAACCTTGTCGGGTGGGTTCAGCCCGCCCCAACAGCTTTTAAGGTCACACCCCATGGACGTGAAAAAACTCAAGGACCCCGTGGACCGGCAGCTGGCGCTGCTGGGCTTCGAGCTGGTGTGCCTGGAGACCGCCAAGGAGGGCCGGGACGATATCCTGCGCCTCTACATCGATCACCTGGACCGGGGCCCCGAAGGGGACCGGGCCATCACCCTCGACGACTGCGTGGCCGCCAACGACGGCCTCGTGGCCTGGCTGGACGTGGAGTTCCCCAACCTGCGGGAGACCATGAACCTGGAGATCTCCAGCCCGGGCCTCGAGCGGCCCCTCACCAAGCCCGATCACTTCCGCCGCTTCCTGGGCAGGCTCTGCCGCGTGCAGACCCTGGGCCCCATCAACGGCCAGAAGCGCTTCAAGGGGTGGATCACCG is a genomic window containing:
- the folD gene encoding bifunctional methylenetetrahydrofolate dehydrogenase/methenyltetrahydrofolate cyclohydrolase FolD gives rise to the protein MTMILDGKVHAERMLGEVTAAVEARAARGLRPPCLAVVIVGDDPASHVYVRGKVAACARTGIRSVERRLPADTPQAELDGIIAALNADPLVDGILVQLPLPAGLDSKRALHAIDPAKDVDGLHPVNQGLLLEGLPGLRPCTPSACMNMLRAHGVELKGIRALVLGRSEIVGKPMALMLLEQHATVTIAHSRTRDLPALCREADLLVAAVGRPGMVEGSWIKPGAVVVDVGINRVEDPALGEVIFAADPGKMKTLREKGGVLCGDVRFQEAAAVAGAITPVPGGVGLLTIAGVMANTLQACQAR
- a CDS encoding ribosome maturation factor RimP, which produces MDVKKLKDPVDRQLALLGFELVCLETAKEGRDDILRLYIDHLDRGPEGDRAITLDDCVAANDGLVAWLDVEFPNLRETMNLEISSPGLERPLTKPDHFRRFLGRLCRVQTLGPINGQKRFKGWITDVSEEAVVLEEDNALKTVPFESIQKARLAPFDEEKAPKPRHAPEQPTAARVEKSAGKETAWHS